The Haladaptatus cibarius D43 genome window below encodes:
- the purD gene encoding phosphoribosylamine--glycine ligase, whose translation MSETVLLVGGGGREHAIARSLADSDASLYACAGNRNPGIVSISDGFETLDTTNTTAVVSYAEDVDATLAVVGPEGPLAAGVADALDDAGIYAFGPMKAEARIETDKAFQRRFMQEHDIPGCPEFETFENLEEACEYIDEYDGDLAVKPAGLTGGKGVKVIGDQVTPEEAKEYLQDSDYDRVVLEERLVGEEFTVQALVANGQLRVTPAVQDHKRAYEGDEGPNTGGMGSYSDSGLELPFMAEDDYHEAVDVLKATVGALDDYRGVLYGQFMLTANGVKVIEFNARFGDPEAMNSLPILSTDFLDVLVAAREGDDLPKLTFAPKATVCKYGVPAGYPTDPESGAKIQVDEESAGDALFFYASVDERDDGIYTTTSRSFAVVGFGDTIAEAEELAEDALSVAGEEGLHMRHDIGTEALIQRRIDHVEELRN comes from the coding sequence ATGAGCGAAACCGTACTGCTGGTCGGTGGCGGCGGTCGTGAACACGCTATCGCCCGGTCACTGGCCGACAGTGATGCTTCCCTGTACGCCTGCGCGGGCAACCGAAACCCCGGAATCGTGAGCATTTCGGATGGCTTCGAAACGCTCGACACGACGAACACGACGGCAGTGGTTTCCTACGCAGAGGATGTGGACGCAACCCTCGCCGTCGTCGGGCCGGAAGGGCCGCTTGCCGCAGGAGTCGCAGACGCACTGGATGACGCCGGGATCTACGCTTTCGGGCCGATGAAGGCAGAGGCCCGAATCGAGACGGACAAGGCGTTCCAGCGGCGGTTCATGCAGGAGCACGACATTCCGGGCTGTCCAGAGTTCGAGACGTTCGAGAACTTGGAGGAAGCCTGCGAATACATCGACGAGTACGACGGCGACCTCGCAGTGAAACCCGCCGGACTGACGGGCGGAAAGGGGGTCAAAGTCATCGGCGACCAAGTGACGCCCGAGGAAGCGAAAGAATACCTCCAAGACAGCGACTACGATCGAGTCGTTCTGGAGGAACGACTCGTCGGCGAGGAGTTCACGGTACAGGCGCTCGTCGCCAACGGACAACTTCGCGTCACGCCAGCCGTTCAAGACCACAAACGCGCCTACGAGGGCGACGAAGGGCCGAACACGGGCGGGATGGGCAGTTACAGCGATTCGGGTCTCGAACTGCCGTTCATGGCCGAGGACGACTACCACGAAGCGGTTGACGTGCTGAAAGCCACCGTCGGTGCCTTGGACGACTATCGCGGCGTCCTCTACGGACAGTTCATGCTCACCGCAAACGGCGTGAAAGTCATCGAGTTCAACGCTCGGTTTGGCGACCCGGAGGCGATGAACTCCCTGCCGATTCTCAGTACGGATTTCTTAGACGTGCTGGTCGCGGCGCGGGAAGGCGACGACCTGCCGAAACTCACCTTCGCGCCGAAAGCGACGGTCTGTAAGTACGGTGTGCCTGCGGGCTATCCGACCGACCCAGAATCCGGTGCGAAGATACAGGTTGACGAGGAAAGCGCGGGTGACGCGCTCTTCTTTTACGCCAGCGTGGACGAGCGCGACGACGGCATCTACACGACGACGTCACGTTCCTTCGCGGTCGTCGGGTTCGGCGACACTATCGCGGAGGCGGAGGAACTCGCGGAAGATGCACTGTCGGTTGCCGGTGAGGAAGGACTGCACATGCGCCACGACATCGGAACCGAGGCCCTCATTCAGCGTCGAATCGACCACGTCGAGGAACTGCGTAACTAA
- a CDS encoding DUF7522 family protein — protein MSETDITERFAEEIVSTCRTGIGDTLGSIIHFTPSDSELLYLRNDLYGGDKERAMELETVFVNNERLGFGTHETYNRLREEGAEPDIGDYELTIRAFSDGFVSRVIVGEQGILLTSDSLHIADFEEVAVSLRKLLAEQSENSEV, from the coding sequence ATGTCTGAAACAGACATCACCGAGAGGTTTGCAGAGGAAATCGTCTCGACCTGTCGGACGGGGATTGGGGATACCCTTGGGAGCATCATTCACTTCACACCGAGCGATTCGGAGTTGCTCTACCTCAGAAACGACCTCTACGGGGGCGACAAGGAGCGGGCAATGGAGCTGGAAACGGTATTCGTCAACAACGAACGACTCGGGTTTGGAACGCACGAAACGTACAACAGGCTCAGAGAGGAGGGTGCAGAGCCGGACATCGGCGACTACGAACTCACCATTCGGGCGTTTTCGGATGGGTTCGTCAGCCGTGTCATCGTCGGCGAACAGGGGATTTTGCTGACAAGCGACAGCCTCCACATCGCTGACTTCGAAGAGGTCGCAGTGTCGCTCCGGAAACTGCTCGCCGAGCAGTCGGAAAATAGTGAGGTATAA
- a CDS encoding thioredoxin domain-containing protein, whose amino-acid sequence MSDPTRHNRLDEEESPYLRQHADNPVHWQPWDEDALEAARERDVPIFLSIGYSACHWCHVMEEESFEDEDVAKLLNENFVPIKVDREERPDIDSIYMSICQQVTGGGGWPLSAWLTPEGKPFYVGTYFPKHSRQGRPGFTDLLENISNSWQTDRKEMENRAEQWTSAIEGELESTPEAGDAPNAELLRNAASQIVRSADRDFGGFGQQGPKFPQPARIDVLFRAFDRTGANQFADVAVETLDAMANGGLYDHLGGGFHRYATDRKWTVPHFEKMLYDNAELPRAYLAGYQLTGNERYANLVRETFAFLDREMRHPEGGFYSTLDARSENEEGESEEGTFYVWTPEEIHDVVKRETAANLFCDRYGVTKSGNFEGENVLTLNGSVPNLAAEYDLHESEVRELLDDARRQVFEAREKRERPLRDEKILAGWNGLLISTLAEGGLVLESEYTNLAESALDFVRENFWDEDEQTLSRRFKDRDVAIDGYLEDYAFLARGAFDLFQGTGDPDHLGFALDLSRAIEREFWDDEHRTLYFTPESGERLVARPQELADQSTPSSLGVATDMLLVLSEFAPHDRFGDIAESVLETHSKTIESNPFQYATLALAADRHATGSLELTVSADELPGKWRDRLAETYLPTRILAHRPPTEEGLAAWCEKLNLDEVPPIWANREADAEGKPTLYVCRSFTCSPPVTDIDAGLEWADDLAPE is encoded by the coding sequence ATGAGCGACCCGACGCGGCACAACCGACTGGACGAAGAGGAGAGTCCGTATCTTCGCCAGCACGCCGACAATCCGGTACACTGGCAACCGTGGGACGAGGACGCCCTCGAAGCGGCGCGCGAACGCGACGTTCCAATTTTCCTCTCCATCGGCTACTCTGCCTGCCACTGGTGTCACGTCATGGAAGAGGAGAGCTTCGAGGACGAAGACGTGGCGAAACTGCTGAACGAAAACTTCGTTCCGATAAAAGTTGACCGCGAGGAGCGCCCCGACATCGACTCCATCTACATGAGCATCTGCCAGCAGGTCACGGGTGGCGGCGGGTGGCCCCTCTCGGCATGGCTGACGCCCGAGGGAAAGCCGTTCTACGTCGGCACCTACTTCCCGAAACACTCTAGACAGGGACGACCCGGCTTTACCGACCTACTCGAAAACATCAGCAACTCGTGGCAGACCGATCGCAAGGAGATGGAAAATCGGGCCGAACAGTGGACGAGCGCCATCGAGGGAGAACTGGAATCGACGCCGGAAGCGGGTGACGCGCCGAACGCGGAACTGCTCCGAAACGCGGCCTCGCAAATCGTCCGTAGTGCAGACCGCGATTTCGGTGGATTCGGGCAGCAAGGACCGAAATTCCCGCAACCCGCACGAATCGACGTTCTCTTTCGGGCGTTCGACAGAACCGGCGCGAACCAGTTCGCAGACGTTGCCGTCGAAACGCTCGACGCGATGGCGAACGGCGGCTTGTACGACCACCTCGGTGGCGGCTTCCACCGCTACGCAACTGACCGAAAATGGACGGTGCCGCACTTCGAGAAGATGCTGTACGACAACGCGGAACTGCCGCGTGCGTATCTCGCTGGCTACCAACTCACCGGCAACGAACGCTACGCGAATCTCGTCCGCGAGACGTTCGCGTTTCTCGACCGGGAGATGCGCCATCCGGAGGGCGGCTTCTACAGCACCTTGGACGCCCGAAGCGAGAACGAAGAGGGTGAAAGCGAGGAAGGGACGTTCTACGTCTGGACGCCCGAGGAGATTCACGACGTGGTGAAAAGAGAAACCGCCGCAAACCTGTTCTGTGACCGCTACGGAGTTACGAAATCGGGGAATTTCGAGGGGGAGAACGTCCTCACACTGAACGGAAGCGTTCCGAATCTCGCGGCGGAGTACGACCTCCACGAAAGCGAAGTCCGGGAACTGTTGGACGACGCTCGAAGGCAGGTGTTCGAAGCGCGTGAGAAGCGCGAGCGCCCACTGCGAGACGAGAAGATTCTCGCCGGATGGAACGGTCTGCTGATTTCCACGCTCGCAGAAGGTGGTCTGGTGCTGGAGTCGGAATACACCAATCTCGCGGAATCGGCGCTCGATTTCGTCCGCGAAAACTTCTGGGACGAGGACGAACAGACCCTTTCGCGGCGGTTCAAAGACAGAGATGTCGCAATCGACGGCTACCTCGAAGATTACGCCTTCCTCGCGCGCGGCGCGTTCGACCTGTTTCAGGGGACGGGCGACCCTGACCACCTCGGGTTCGCGCTTGACCTCTCGCGGGCAATCGAACGTGAGTTCTGGGACGACGAGCACAGAACGCTGTACTTTACCCCCGAAAGCGGCGAGCGACTGGTCGCTCGTCCGCAGGAGTTGGCCGACCAATCCACGCCGTCAAGTCTCGGGGTTGCCACCGACATGCTACTCGTCCTCTCCGAGTTCGCACCCCACGACCGATTCGGCGACATCGCCGAATCGGTGCTCGAAACCCACTCCAAAACCATCGAATCGAATCCGTTCCAGTACGCGACGCTCGCGCTCGCCGCAGACCGCCACGCAACGGGATCGCTGGAACTGACGGTTTCGGCGGACGAACTTCCCGGAAAATGGCGCGATAGGCTTGCAGAAACCTACCTTCCAACGCGGATTCTGGCACATCGGCCGCCGACTGAGGAGGGTCTGGCGGCGTGGTGCGAGAAATTGAATTTGGACGAGGTGCCGCCAATTTGGGCCAACCGAGAGGCGGACGCGGAGGGTAAACCCACCCTGTACGTCTGTCGGTCGTTCACCTGCTCGCCACCGGTGACGGACATCGACGCCGGGTTGGAGTGGGCCGACGACCTCGCACCGGAATAG
- a CDS encoding thioredoxin family protein, giving the protein MPEKTVVYHVPAQVTTMESTEPTPTWDASAHSETVSAIEAGVGEVTYRVWGADWCGDCRSALPDFFAALDAAGVPDGEMKVYEVDRDKNGELTDEYDVTLIPTIVAERDGEEVARFEESESLPAAEFVAQKLLESDVSA; this is encoded by the coding sequence ATGCCGGAAAAAACGGTTGTTTATCACGTTCCGGCCCAAGTCACGACTATGGAATCGACCGAACCAACCCCGACGTGGGACGCGAGCGCGCACAGCGAAACAGTCAGCGCAATCGAAGCGGGCGTCGGCGAAGTCACCTACCGAGTGTGGGGCGCGGACTGGTGTGGCGACTGCCGGAGCGCGCTTCCGGACTTCTTCGCCGCATTGGACGCCGCGGGCGTCCCCGACGGCGAGATGAAAGTATACGAAGTAGACCGCGACAAGAACGGCGAACTCACCGACGAGTACGACGTGACGCTCATCCCGACCATCGTCGCGGAGCGCGACGGCGAAGAAGTTGCACGATTCGAGGAGAGCGAGTCGCTCCCTGCCGCGGAGTTCGTCGCGCAAAAACTGCTCGAAAGCGACGTGTCGGCCTGA
- a CDS encoding PLP-dependent cysteine synthase family protein translates to MKSSILDTVGSPLVHVRSPEGATVAAKIESFNPGGSAKDRPALAMVEAAERAGELRPGDRIVEPTSGNTGIGLAVVCAARGYDLTIVMPASKSPERRRLLKAYGANLELVEGNMESARARADELTESEQTIQLGQFENRANAEAHYRTTAAEIIEQVEGREIDALVASVGTGGTITGTATRLLEEYPDMDVIAVEPERNAVLSTGEPGEDEYQGMGPGFISDLLDTDLLDSVETVSLEDAEEECRRLAQDEGVLVGQSSGAASIAAYRVAERLAQPELNCPEMPEEWSEMMADAEGNQSAVTSDGGVEQGYDDCPLVVTVFPDSGERYLSTGMFD, encoded by the coding sequence ATGAAATCGTCCATCCTCGACACCGTGGGGTCGCCGCTCGTCCACGTCCGTTCGCCCGAGGGTGCGACCGTCGCCGCGAAAATAGAGTCGTTCAATCCCGGTGGGTCGGCCAAAGACCGCCCGGCGCTGGCGATGGTCGAGGCCGCGGAACGCGCGGGCGAACTGCGACCGGGCGACCGAATCGTCGAACCGACCAGCGGAAACACGGGTATCGGGTTGGCTGTCGTCTGTGCCGCCAGAGGCTACGATTTGACCATCGTCATGCCCGCGTCGAAGTCGCCGGAGCGCAGGCGACTTCTCAAAGCATATGGCGCGAATCTCGAACTCGTGGAGGGTAACATGGAATCCGCCCGCGCCCGCGCCGACGAACTGACCGAATCCGAACAGACGATTCAACTCGGTCAGTTCGAAAACCGGGCCAACGCGGAAGCACATTACCGAACGACCGCAGCGGAAATCATCGAACAGGTGGAAGGCCGGGAAATCGACGCCCTCGTCGCGAGCGTCGGCACGGGCGGGACGATTACCGGAACTGCAACGCGACTGCTGGAGGAGTACCCGGACATGGACGTTATCGCCGTCGAACCCGAGCGAAACGCGGTGCTTTCGACCGGCGAACCCGGCGAAGACGAGTATCAAGGAATGGGGCCGGGATTTATCAGCGACCTGCTCGACACTGACCTCCTCGATTCGGTCGAAACCGTCTCGCTAGAAGATGCAGAAGAAGAGTGCCGAAGGCTTGCTCAGGACGAAGGAGTCCTCGTCGGGCAGTCGAGCGGTGCGGCGAGTATCGCGGCCTACCGCGTTGCGGAGCGACTGGCGCAACCAGAACTCAACTGCCCGGAGATGCCCGAGGAGTGGAGCGAGATGATGGCAGATGCAGAGGGGAACCAGTCGGCGGTGACATCCGACGGCGGGGTCGAACAGGGCTACGACGACTGCCCGCTCGTTGTCACCGTTTTCCCCGATAGCGGGGAACGGTACCTCTCGACTGGGATGTTCGACTAA
- a CDS encoding DUF5804 family protein, producing the protein MTRVLLVGSEEVDLRAELFSRETARDALATYQLREPYQNCLELETISVGSATSLLNDLNWYLVRFVDEALVLEPSISDDEWLSRNLAAQVRDGDRNPAETDPLLKMYGVEKDEFGKELVEPMYVARTVDGVPEYDLRDVDETLVVRVTDEEFRS; encoded by the coding sequence GTGACCCGCGTCCTGCTCGTCGGTTCGGAGGAAGTCGATCTGCGCGCCGAACTGTTCTCCCGGGAGACGGCGCGCGATGCCCTCGCCACTTACCAACTCCGCGAACCGTATCAAAACTGCCTCGAACTGGAAACCATCAGCGTCGGCTCCGCCACCTCGCTGTTGAACGACCTGAACTGGTATCTTGTTCGCTTCGTGGACGAGGCGTTGGTTCTCGAACCGAGTATCAGCGACGACGAATGGCTCTCCCGAAATCTCGCGGCACAAGTTCGGGACGGCGACCGTAATCCGGCCGAAACCGACCCACTGCTGAAGATGTACGGAGTTGAAAAAGACGAGTTCGGCAAGGAACTCGTAGAACCAATGTACGTCGCCCGAACAGTAGACGGAGTTCCGGAATACGACCTACGCGATGTGGACGAGACGCTGGTGGTGCGAGTGACAGACGAGGAGTTTCGGTCGTAG
- a CDS encoding protein-tyrosine phosphatase family protein: protein MNADGLAESSKVNDSGIFVRPFGYVEPEPVIRRIGERNLYLGNKFAAHSKYHNQRFEYVVSATSGKYPLTTHHHPLIDGSGNEWSAFESAVDTVRTLYRKNGSLLVHCKAGISRSSTLIATALAIEENRALHDALATVQHARPHAIPNPPLHKLAVVYLAARSDYVVG, encoded by the coding sequence ATGAATGCAGATGGGCTAGCAGAGAGCAGTAAGGTGAATGATTCGGGGATTTTCGTTCGACCGTTCGGTTACGTCGAACCGGAACCAGTCATTCGGCGTATCGGTGAGCGAAATCTATATCTCGGAAACAAGTTTGCAGCACATTCCAAGTATCACAATCAGCGGTTTGAGTACGTCGTGTCGGCTACTAGTGGGAAATACCCACTAACCACACATCACCATCCACTCATTGATGGTTCCGGCAACGAGTGGTCAGCCTTCGAATCGGCTGTCGATACGGTTCGAACGCTTTATCGGAAAAATGGTTCCCTGCTCGTTCACTGCAAGGCGGGAATTTCGCGGAGTAGCACACTCATCGCGACCGCGCTCGCTATCGAAGAGAATCGAGCACTCCATGATGCGCTTGCCACCGTTCAACATGCACGACCGCACGCAATTCCGAACCCGCCACTTCACAAATTAGCGGTGGTATACCTCGCCGCTAGATCTGATTATGTCGTTGGTTAG
- a CDS encoding CBS domain-containing protein — translation MSTDDRTRVKEMMSTPLKTISPEATVTEAAEVMRENEISALVVTTSPRAIISSSDVLEAAANGLDPTELQVSDVMTTDVETVTPDLYMEEVAAMMTTFGIKHLPVVDGDYVGMVSSTDVTALLS, via the coding sequence ATGAGTACCGACGACCGAACCCGAGTCAAAGAGATGATGTCGACACCGTTGAAGACGATTTCGCCGGAGGCAACGGTCACGGAGGCCGCCGAAGTGATGCGTGAAAACGAGATTAGTGCGTTGGTCGTGACAACCTCTCCGCGGGCAATAATCAGCAGTTCCGATGTACTCGAAGCCGCTGCCAACGGTTTAGACCCCACCGAGTTACAGGTTTCGGACGTGATGACGACGGACGTCGAGACCGTTACTCCCGACCTCTACATGGAGGAAGTCGCAGCGATGATGACTACCTTCGGTATCAAACATCTTCCCGTCGTTGACGGCGATTACGTCGGGATGGTTTCTTCGACTGACGTTACCGCCCTCCTCTCCTAA
- the thiI gene encoding tRNA uracil 4-sulfurtransferase ThiI has protein sequence MHPSGADTVLVRHGDVGVKSRKVQTEMERRLRDNMAAILEDRNIDAEVERRWSRLLVHTDEQSVEDATTAAADTFGVQSASPTVVVSPEKELIEETLADAAREHYDEGTFAVRARRASKDHPFTSSELEREGGTAVWEAVENPEVDLDNPDITFSVEVRETEAFVFIEKRDGPGGLPLGTQTKLVSLVSGGIDSPVSTWEVMKRGSPVIPVYLELGDYGGADHEARAIETVRKLKRYAPNHDMRVRKVPAGEAMNRLADEVGPARMLSFRRFMYRVAEHIAHEESAHGIVTGEAIGQKSSQTARNLGVVSAATTMPIHRPLLTMDKSDIVARARKIDTYTDSTIPAGCNRIAPDYPETNATLEIAQNADPDDIFELAKEAARNVEIVEF, from the coding sequence ATGCACCCGTCGGGAGCCGACACCGTCCTCGTTCGGCACGGGGACGTGGGCGTGAAAAGCAGGAAAGTGCAGACCGAGATGGAGCGACGGCTCCGCGACAACATGGCCGCGATTCTCGAAGACAGGAACATCGATGCGGAAGTCGAACGCCGCTGGTCGCGCCTCCTCGTTCACACGGACGAGCAATCGGTCGAGGACGCGACGACTGCCGCCGCGGACACCTTCGGCGTTCAGTCCGCCAGTCCGACAGTCGTCGTCTCGCCCGAAAAAGAACTCATTGAAGAGACGCTGGCCGACGCCGCACGAGAGCATTACGACGAAGGAACGTTCGCCGTGCGTGCCCGGCGCGCCTCGAAAGACCATCCGTTCACCAGTTCGGAACTCGAACGTGAGGGCGGCACTGCCGTCTGGGAGGCGGTCGAAAATCCGGAAGTCGATTTGGACAATCCGGACATCACGTTCTCCGTCGAAGTCCGCGAGACGGAGGCGTTCGTCTTCATCGAGAAACGCGACGGGCCGGGCGGACTGCCGCTCGGAACCCAGACGAAACTCGTCTCGCTGGTCAGCGGCGGCATCGACTCGCCCGTCTCGACGTGGGAAGTGATGAAACGCGGCAGTCCCGTGATTCCTGTCTATCTCGAACTCGGCGATTACGGTGGCGCAGACCACGAAGCCCGCGCAATCGAGACGGTTCGAAAGCTCAAACGGTACGCCCCGAATCACGACATGCGAGTTCGAAAAGTCCCCGCGGGCGAGGCGATGAATCGCCTCGCGGACGAAGTCGGCCCGGCCCGAATGCTGTCGTTCCGGCGGTTCATGTACCGTGTCGCGGAACACATTGCCCACGAGGAATCCGCCCACGGCATCGTCACGGGGGAAGCCATCGGGCAGAAGTCAAGCCAGACTGCGCGCAATCTCGGCGTGGTGAGCGCCGCGACGACCATGCCGATTCACCGGCCCCTGCTCACGATGGACAAAAGCGACATCGTCGCCCGTGCCCGGAAAATCGACACGTACACCGATTCCACGATTCCGGCGGGTTGTAACCGCATCGCGCCGGATTATCCCGAAACCAATGCGACCCTCGAAATCGCTCAAAACGCCGACCCTGACGATATTTTTGAGTTGGCCAAAGAGGCGGCCAGGAACGTCGAAATCGTCGAGTTTTGA
- a CDS encoding methionine adenosyltransferase, with translation MTERNIQVEPIDRRAVEDQDIEIVERKGIGHPDSICDGIAEAVSSALSQAYLDRVGKVLHYNTDETQLVAGSSNPQFGGGEMVEPIYILLTGRATKEYEGTKIPTDTIALEAARNYLNENIPELDVGTDVILDVKLGEGSGDLQSVFSEDGATVPMANDTSFGVGHAPLSETEQIVLNAEDRLNNEFVAEYPALGPDVKIMGKRERDTIDVTVAAAMVDSYIDNRDGYDEMVENVRDYVHGVAEEYTDREVNIHVNTADAEDSIYLTTTGTSAEMGDDGSVGRGNRANGLITPNRSMSMEATSGKNPVNHIGKIYNLLSTSIAETVVSEVDGIRDMRVRLLSQIGRPIDEPHVADAQVVTEDGVTLADIEDDIVAIVDEELANVTTITERAVNGDVRTF, from the coding sequence ATGACAGAGCGGAACATTCAGGTGGAGCCGATTGACCGTCGGGCAGTCGAAGACCAGGACATCGAAATCGTCGAGCGAAAGGGAATCGGCCACCCCGACTCTATCTGTGACGGTATCGCGGAGGCAGTTTCTAGCGCACTCTCGCAGGCGTATCTCGACCGCGTCGGGAAGGTACTCCACTACAACACGGACGAAACGCAACTCGTCGCGGGCAGTTCGAACCCGCAGTTCGGCGGCGGCGAAATGGTCGAACCCATCTACATCCTCCTCACCGGTCGTGCGACCAAAGAGTACGAGGGAACCAAAATCCCAACCGACACAATCGCACTGGAAGCGGCCCGCAACTATCTGAACGAGAACATTCCGGAACTCGACGTCGGCACGGACGTCATCCTCGACGTGAAACTCGGCGAAGGCAGTGGCGACCTCCAGAGCGTCTTCTCGGAGGACGGCGCGACGGTTCCGATGGCCAACGATACGAGTTTCGGCGTCGGCCACGCCCCGCTTAGCGAAACCGAGCAAATCGTCCTGAACGCGGAAGACCGACTCAACAACGAGTTCGTCGCGGAGTACCCCGCGCTCGGCCCGGACGTGAAAATCATGGGTAAGCGCGAGCGCGACACGATTGACGTGACCGTCGCCGCCGCGATGGTGGATTCCTACATCGACAACCGCGACGGGTACGACGAGATGGTCGAAAACGTTCGGGACTACGTTCACGGCGTCGCCGAGGAGTACACCGACCGCGAGGTGAACATCCACGTCAACACCGCCGACGCGGAGGACAGCATCTACCTCACCACGACTGGCACGAGCGCCGAGATGGGTGACGACGGGTCTGTCGGCCGCGGCAACCGCGCAAACGGCCTCATCACGCCAAATCGTTCCATGAGCATGGAAGCGACGAGCGGGAAGAACCCGGTCAACCACATCGGAAAGATTTACAACCTGCTAAGCACCAGCATCGCCGAAACCGTCGTTTCCGAAGTCGATGGTATCCGCGACATGCGGGTTCGCCTGCTGTCCCAAATCGGCCGCCCAATCGACGAACCGCACGTCGCGGACGCGCAGGTCGTCACGGAAGACGGCGTCACCCTCGCCGACATCGAAGACGACATCGTCGCAATCGTGGACGAGGAATTGGCGAACGTGACGACCATCACGGAACGCGCCGTCAACGGCGACGTTCGAACGTTCTAA
- the cyaB gene encoding class IV adenylate cyclase yields the protein MYEVEVKVRADHEAVRNRLNELGANLLGKVTQEDFYYNAPHRDFAETDEALRVRRESGDEEPVEVVTYKGPLVEEESKTRKEHETVVGDGDTVDALLSALGFDATETVHKERERFELDGYVVTLDSVTGLGEFVEVEAKAAETDVESVREGAYDVLTDLNLDPNDQVRTSYLGLLLADTGE from the coding sequence ATGTACGAGGTCGAAGTGAAGGTTCGCGCCGACCACGAGGCGGTTCGCAATCGACTGAACGAACTCGGTGCGAATCTGCTCGGCAAAGTCACGCAGGAGGATTTCTACTACAATGCGCCTCACCGGGATTTCGCGGAAACCGACGAAGCCCTCAGGGTTCGTCGGGAATCGGGAGACGAAGAACCCGTGGAGGTCGTGACCTACAAAGGCCCACTGGTCGAAGAGGAGTCGAAAACGCGCAAGGAACACGAAACCGTCGTCGGCGACGGCGACACTGTGGATGCACTGCTTTCCGCGCTGGGGTTCGACGCAACCGAAACCGTCCACAAAGAGCGCGAGCGATTCGAACTGGACGGCTACGTCGTCACGCTCGATTCAGTGACGGGTCTGGGCGAGTTCGTGGAAGTCGAAGCCAAGGCGGCGGAAACGGATGTCGAATCTGTGCGGGAGGGGGCGTACGATGTCCTCACTGATTTGAATCTCGACCCGAACGACCAAGTCCGAACGTCGTACCTCGGTTTGTTGCTTGCTGATACGGGAGAGTAA
- a CDS encoding complex I NDUFA9 subunit family protein — MRVLIVGGSGFVGTALTKELDARGHDVTVLARSPEEADLPAGVETVSGDVTDYDSIDGVFAEQDAVVNLVALSPLFQPSGPGHEEIHLGGTKHVVRACEEHGVPKLVQMSALGADPDGQTAYIRTKGQAEEVVRDSSLDWVFVRPSVVFGDGGEFVSFTKVLTTPYVTGLPGGGKTRFQPIWVGDLAPILADCVEDDSHVGQTVELGGPEVLTLADVTKLAYRAEGKSVTILPIPMPLAGIGLRLAGPLSFIPMGPDQYRSLKFDNTVAQNDVSSFDRDPNDLRTLAEYLGVEDRSGASAAGGTTPGTA, encoded by the coding sequence ATGCGAGTACTCATCGTCGGCGGCAGTGGTTTCGTCGGAACGGCTCTCACAAAGGAACTCGACGCGCGCGGCCACGACGTGACCGTACTCGCGCGGTCGCCCGAGGAAGCCGACCTCCCCGCTGGCGTCGAGACGGTTTCGGGCGACGTAACCGACTACGACTCAATCGACGGCGTGTTCGCCGAACAGGACGCCGTGGTCAATCTCGTCGCACTCTCCCCGCTGTTTCAGCCCTCCGGGCCGGGCCACGAGGAAATCCACCTCGGTGGGACGAAACACGTCGTCCGCGCCTGCGAGGAACACGGCGTTCCGAAACTCGTCCAGATGAGCGCCCTCGGCGCAGACCCGGACGGGCAAACCGCCTACATCCGGACGAAGGGGCAAGCCGAGGAAGTCGTTCGGGATTCGTCGCTCGACTGGGTTTTCGTCCGGCCCTCCGTCGTGTTCGGCGACGGCGGCGAGTTCGTTTCGTTCACGAAAGTCCTGACCACGCCCTACGTGACCGGACTTCCCGGCGGCGGAAAAACGCGCTTCCAACCCATCTGGGTCGGCGACCTCGCGCCCATATTGGCCGACTGCGTGGAGGATGATTCACACGTCGGGCAGACGGTCGAACTCGGTGGCCCCGAAGTTCTTACCCTCGCCGACGTGACGAAACTCGCCTATCGAGCAGAGGGGAAATCGGTTACCATCCTGCCGATTCCCATGCCACTCGCCGGAATCGGGTTGCGCCTCGCTGGCCCACTCTCGTTCATTCCGATGGGGCCTGACCAGTATCGCTCCCTGAAGTTCGACAATACGGTCGCGCAGAACGACGTTTCGTCGTTCGACCGCGACCCGAACGACCTGCGAACCCTCGCGGAGTATCTCGGCGTCGAAGACCGCTCCGGCGCGAGTGCGGCAGGCGGAACGACGCCGGGAACGGCGTAA